A genomic segment from Flavobacterium sp. 9R encodes:
- a CDS encoding polysaccharide deacetylase family protein, protein MNFYKIVVLGCILALSFGALAQTTSRQWNGKKCAVVLTYDDALNVHLDKVIPALDAFKFKGTFYLVGSSPVVSKRLSEWRVAAKKGHELGNHTLNHPCDGTFAGRDFVTPEADLSKFSVARAINEIKVTNTILEAIDGKKERTFAYPCGDRKIGDVYYYDLLKEDFVAARGVESGLLQKQQVDLANINCFGQSESTAVQMIAQIEAAEKAGSFAVLLFHGVGGEHGLNVSAEEHQKVLVYLKKREKDIWVATMVEVANYIKKSK, encoded by the coding sequence ATGAATTTTTATAAAATAGTGGTGTTGGGTTGTATTCTAGCTCTCTCTTTTGGGGCTTTGGCTCAAACAACATCAAGACAATGGAATGGCAAAAAGTGTGCGGTAGTACTAACTTATGATGATGCCTTGAATGTACATTTAGATAAGGTGATTCCAGCGTTGGATGCTTTCAAGTTTAAAGGGACTTTTTATTTAGTTGGATCATCGCCAGTAGTGTCAAAACGTTTGAGCGAATGGCGTGTAGCTGCTAAAAAAGGGCATGAACTAGGTAATCACACCTTAAATCATCCTTGTGACGGGACTTTTGCAGGAAGAGATTTCGTCACTCCCGAAGCCGATTTGTCTAAATTTTCAGTAGCTCGAGCGATTAACGAGATCAAAGTTACCAACACGATTTTAGAGGCCATCGACGGCAAAAAAGAGCGCACTTTTGCTTATCCGTGCGGGGATCGTAAAATAGGAGATGTTTATTATTATGATTTGCTAAAAGAAGATTTTGTGGCGGCGAGAGGGGTCGAATCGGGGTTGTTGCAAAAACAACAAGTTGATTTGGCAAATATCAATTGTTTTGGACAAAGCGAATCTACTGCTGTGCAAATGATTGCGCAAATAGAAGCTGCAGAAAAGGCAGGTTCGTTTGCTGTACTTCTATTTCACGGTGTTGGAGGGGAACACGGACTTAATGTCTCTGCGGAAGAGCATCAAAAAGTATTGGTCTATCTTAAAAAAAGAGAGAAAGATATTTGGGTTGCCACAATGGTTGAGGTTGCCAATTATATCAAAAAGAGCAAATAA
- a CDS encoding PepSY domain-containing protein: MSESNKRKSQAKTLRVFRKVHRTTGAFLFIFFFIISITGLLLGWKKNSGGLLLADSRKGTTTDLRQWLPVDSLKQKACYYLQKEVSPNVSLALNRIDIRPDKGMVKFVFEEDYWGVQLDGATGALLHLERRNADFVENIHDGSYLDAYFETGNGIFKLIYTTVMGLALLVFTITGFWLWYGPKRMRVA; this comes from the coding sequence ATGAGCGAAAGTAATAAAAGAAAAAGTCAGGCTAAAACATTGAGAGTATTTAGAAAAGTGCACCGAACCACGGGTGCTTTTTTATTTATTTTCTTTTTCATTATATCCATCACTGGATTGCTTTTAGGGTGGAAAAAGAATAGCGGTGGCTTACTATTGGCTGATTCTCGCAAAGGAACCACAACCGATTTGAGGCAATGGCTCCCTGTGGATAGTTTAAAACAAAAAGCCTGTTATTATTTGCAAAAGGAAGTCTCACCTAATGTTTCTTTAGCATTGAATAGAATTGATATTCGTCCTGATAAAGGAATGGTGAAGTTTGTTTTTGAAGAAGACTATTGGGGCGTTCAATTGGATGGAGCTACTGGAGCATTACTTCATCTAGAACGTCGAAATGCTGATTTTGTCGAAAACATTCACGATGGTTCCTATCTAGATGCATATTTCGAAACGGGCAATGGGATTTTTAAATTGATTTATACCACTGTAATGGGACTAGCTCTTTTGGTTTTTACCATAACTGGTTTTTGGCTTTGGTATGGACCTAAGCGAATGCGTGTTGCTTAG
- a CDS encoding VOC family protein has protein sequence MRTVNAVTWFEIYVDDMDRARKFYETVLGEVMIPMPMPEGFSGQMVAFPWVEGATNSSGALVQDETRKPSAAGTLVYFACRDCAEELSRVEAAGGKVVAPKFAIGEHGFCGLASDTEGNTIGFHSIH, from the coding sequence ATGAGAACAGTAAATGCAGTAACTTGGTTCGAAATCTATGTTGACGATATGGATAGAGCTAGAAAATTTTATGAAACTGTTTTAGGAGAAGTGATGATACCAATGCCAATGCCTGAAGGGTTTTCTGGTCAAATGGTGGCTTTTCCTTGGGTAGAAGGGGCTACTAATTCGTCAGGAGCGCTTGTACAAGATGAAACGAGGAAGCCAAGTGCAGCAGGAACTTTAGTCTATTTTGCTTGCAGAGATTGTGCAGAAGAGTTAAGCAGAGTGGAAGCAGCTGGAGGCAAAGTCGTTGCGCCAAAGTTTGCCATTGGTGAACACGGTTTTTGTGGATTAGCTTCTGACACCGAAGGCAATACAATCGGTTTTCACTCGATACATTAA
- a CDS encoding cupin domain-containing protein — protein MKQSTTSAKFLLAKEQEWENVGEGIQRQIMAYDERVMLVNVKFEKGAVGVLHKHYHTQVTYIAEGIFEVTIDGETQTLLTGDSFYIPPHAIHGVVCLEAGLLVDVFSPMREDFMSQ, from the coding sequence ATGAAGCAGTCAACAACGAGCGCTAAATTTCTTTTAGCCAAAGAGCAAGAATGGGAAAATGTAGGAGAGGGAATTCAGCGGCAGATAATGGCTTATGACGAACGGGTAATGCTCGTCAATGTAAAATTTGAAAAAGGTGCTGTTGGTGTACTTCATAAGCACTATCACACTCAAGTTACTTATATAGCAGAAGGAATTTTTGAGGTAACTATTGATGGTGAAACCCAAACTCTTCTAACAGGAGATAGTTTTTATATTCCGCCGCATGCTATTCATGGTGTAGTTTGTTTAGAGGCAGGACTTCTGGTTGATGTTTTTAGTCCCATGCGTGAGGATTTTATGAGTCAATAA
- a CDS encoding peptidylprolyl isomerase, translating into MENGIYAKFNTSKGSILVKLTHDLTPGTVGNFVALAEGNMENKVKPQGVKYYDGLSFHRVIPDFMIQGGCPKGTGTGDPGYKFDDEFHPSLKHDRPGVLSMANAGPGTNGSQFFITHVPTSWLDNKHTVFGNVIEGQEVVDAVSQGDQLETLEIIRVGEEAQNWNAIEAFIGLRGARMKREAALKAEAEAKMEQLAAGFEKTESGLRYQFIQRGSGKKAENGKTVAVHYEGSLENGKVFDSSYPRKKPIEFRLGQGQVIEGWDEGIALLQVGDKARFVIPSDLAYGPSGAGGVIPPHATLIFDVELMDVK; encoded by the coding sequence ATGGAAAACGGAATATATGCTAAATTCAATACCTCTAAAGGATCGATTTTGGTAAAATTGACGCACGATTTGACTCCAGGAACTGTTGGGAATTTCGTGGCTTTAGCTGAAGGAAATATGGAAAACAAAGTAAAGCCTCAAGGTGTAAAATACTATGATGGTTTATCTTTTCACAGAGTAATTCCTGATTTTATGATTCAAGGGGGATGTCCAAAAGGAACAGGAACCGGAGATCCAGGATACAAATTTGATGATGAGTTTCATCCTTCTCTAAAACACGATCGTCCAGGGGTTTTGTCTATGGCTAATGCTGGACCTGGAACTAATGGATCTCAGTTTTTTATCACTCACGTTCCAACAAGCTGGTTGGATAACAAACACACTGTTTTCGGAAACGTAATCGAAGGACAAGAGGTTGTAGATGCTGTATCACAAGGAGACCAATTGGAGACTTTAGAAATTATTCGTGTTGGTGAAGAAGCGCAAAACTGGAATGCTATCGAAGCTTTTATCGGTTTAAGAGGTGCTAGAATGAAAAGAGAAGCAGCTTTGAAAGCAGAAGCAGAAGCAAAAATGGAACAATTGGCTGCTGGTTTTGAAAAAACAGAAAGCGGATTACGTTACCAATTTATCCAAAGAGGTTCTGGAAAAAAAGCAGAAAACGGAAAAACAGTTGCTGTACATTATGAAGGTTCTCTTGAAAACGGAAAAGTATTTGATTCTTCTTACCCAAGAAAAAAACCAATCGAATTTCGTTTAGGACAAGGTCAAGTGATTGAAGGTTGGGACGAAGGTATTGCTTTGTTGCAAGTGGGAGATAAAGCCCGTTTTGTAATCCCATCTGATTTGGCTTATGGTCCAAGTGGAGCAGGAGGAGTAATTCCACCACATGCTACTTTGATTTTTGATGTTGAATTAATGGATGTAAAATAA
- a CDS encoding tRNA-binding protein codes for MSIKNETFLSWEQFERVEMRVGTILQVNDFPEARKPAYQLTIDFGTIIGIRKSSAQITSHYTKEELVDRQIVAVVNFSKKQIGKFMSECLVLGAVGKQGDVVLLSPDFKIENGLRVA; via the coding sequence ATGAGTATAAAAAATGAGACTTTTTTAAGTTGGGAACAATTTGAAAGAGTAGAGATGCGAGTAGGAACCATTTTACAAGTGAATGATTTTCCTGAAGCCAGAAAACCAGCGTATCAACTCACTATTGATTTTGGTACTATTATAGGTATTCGTAAATCTTCGGCTCAGATAACTTCGCATTATACGAAAGAGGAATTAGTAGACCGACAAATCGTAGCAGTAGTTAATTTTTCTAAAAAGCAAATAGGTAAATTTATGAGCGAATGCTTGGTGCTTGGCGCTGTTGGCAAGCAGGGTGATGTAGTTTTGTTGTCTCCCGATTTTAAAATTGAAAACGGATTAAGAGTCGCTTAG
- a CDS encoding alpha/beta hydrolase — protein sequence MTPKLLIIPGLGDSGVGHWQNFWLNHFPNTTKVTQDNWDQPLLRDWLERLEATLKTIQEPTILVAHSLATILVAHWAKTSENPFIKGALLVAPADVDSSEHTPECIWNFAPIPMQPLPFPSIVVGSENDPYMTLERAYELSKNWGSDFINIGRKGHINSEMNLGLWEEGQDILKLLIQKTN from the coding sequence ATGACACCAAAACTCCTTATTATTCCTGGATTAGGTGACTCAGGCGTGGGGCATTGGCAAAACTTTTGGTTAAATCATTTTCCAAATACCACCAAAGTAACCCAGGATAACTGGGACCAACCATTACTCAGAGACTGGCTCGAACGTTTAGAAGCAACCCTAAAAACCATACAAGAACCTACCATTTTGGTAGCGCATAGTTTAGCCACCATCTTAGTGGCTCATTGGGCAAAGACATCTGAAAATCCTTTTATTAAAGGAGCACTATTAGTAGCACCCGCTGATGTTGATTCCTCTGAACATACCCCAGAGTGCATTTGGAATTTTGCACCAATTCCTATGCAGCCACTGCCTTTTCCTTCCATCGTGGTTGGAAGCGAAAACGACCCTTACATGACTTTGGAAAGAGCCTATGAATTGTCCAAAAACTGGGGAAGTGATTTCATAAATATTGGAAGAAAAGGACACATCAATTCTGAAATGAATCTGGGTCTTTGGGAAGAAGGACAAGACATTTTGAAGCTTTTAATCCAAAAGACAAACTAA
- a CDS encoding alpha/beta hydrolase, with protein MKTTYFALLLLLISPILWGQKIEYVQENNIPYYNEAVASTDPYIKERCVLDIYYPKNSKGFATIIWFHGGGLSGGNKEILSGLKEKGFAIIGVNYRLSPKAKVKNCIEDAAAAVAWTFKNIAKYGGDSSLLFVSGHSAGGYLGMMIGLDKKWLQPYAVDANTIAGLIPLSGQAITHFEIRKERGIPDTQPIIDEFAPLFHVRADAPPLLLITGDRELELLGRYEENAYLMRMMKIKGHSSTTLYELEGFDHGMVEPALPLLIKEVKRITALKKKL; from the coding sequence ATGAAAACCACCTATTTTGCCCTTCTACTATTGCTCATAAGTCCTATTCTTTGGGGACAAAAAATAGAATATGTTCAAGAAAACAACATTCCTTATTACAACGAAGCTGTTGCATCAACCGACCCTTACATCAAAGAACGTTGCGTATTAGATATTTACTACCCCAAAAACAGCAAAGGATTTGCCACTATAATTTGGTTTCACGGAGGAGGATTATCAGGAGGAAACAAAGAAATTTTATCTGGATTAAAAGAAAAAGGTTTCGCCATTATTGGAGTAAACTACCGACTTTCGCCTAAGGCAAAAGTAAAAAACTGTATAGAAGATGCCGCTGCCGCAGTAGCATGGACCTTTAAGAACATCGCAAAATACGGAGGTGATTCCTCGTTGCTTTTTGTGTCTGGACATTCTGCTGGTGGCTATCTAGGAATGATGATTGGACTCGATAAAAAATGGCTACAACCTTATGCCGTCGATGCCAATACCATTGCAGGGCTTATCCCTTTGAGCGGACAAGCCATCACTCATTTCGAAATCAGAAAAGAAAGAGGCATTCCCGACACACAACCCATAATTGACGAATTCGCACCTTTGTTTCACGTTCGAGCTGATGCACCACCTTTATTATTAATCACTGGAGATCGCGAACTCGAACTTTTGGGACGCTACGAAGAAAATGCCTATTTGATGCGCATGATGAAAATCAAAGGCCACTCATCAACCACACTTTATGAATTAGAAGGATTTGACCACGGAATGGTAGAACCCGCACTTCCGCTATTGATCAAAGAAGTAAAAAGAATAACAGCATTAAAAAAGAAATTATAA
- a CDS encoding PUR family DNA/RNA-binding protein — MRENDMLEKEEIYSKVLRAGRRTYFFDVRATKADDYYITITESKKFTEEDGSFHFKKHKIYLYKEDFAAFEEILSDMTSYILNHKGEEVISERHQKDFKREFSNETVESENTPKVSSFTDIDFDDI, encoded by the coding sequence ATGAGAGAAAATGACATGCTAGAAAAAGAAGAAATTTACTCTAAAGTGCTTCGCGCTGGAAGAAGAACGTATTTCTTTGATGTTAGAGCCACAAAGGCGGACGATTACTACATTACCATTACCGAAAGCAAAAAATTTACCGAAGAAGATGGCTCTTTCCACTTTAAAAAACACAAGATTTACTTGTATAAAGAGGATTTTGCAGCTTTCGAAGAAATTTTAAGCGACATGACTTCTTACATTTTAAACCACAAAGGAGAAGAAGTAATCTCGGAAAGACACCAAAAAGATTTCAAAAGAGAATTCTCAAACGAAACAGTAGAAAGCGAAAATACCCCAAAAGTATCTAGCTTTACAGATATCGATTTTGATGACATCTAA
- a CDS encoding ABC transporter ATP-binding protein — MKELRYLDKYFIKYKFSFSLGILITIIAQIFSLFTPKLISSSLEAIEKFDKLSSVEKSSTMVIGQYREELIHNVLLIIATTIIAGFLTFLMRQTLIVMSRHIEFDLKNEVFRQYENLSQNFYKQNRTGDLMNRISEDVSKVRMYVGPAVMYTINTFIRFAIVIAYMYNVSPRLTIYTLLPLPILSYAIFKLSSEINIRSTVFQQYLSKVSSFTQEIFSGIRVIKAYSLENQQQNNLISLAEESKSKSLSLARVQSLFGPLMLALIGISNLVVIYFGGMLYINGTIKSIGTIAEFILYVNMLTWPVASLGWVSSMVQEAEASQKRLNEFLKIVPDIQNNNPASSSIDGTISFENVSYTYEDTNIEALKNVSFTVKKGETLAILGKTGSGKSTLLSLISRMYDVTEGQVKIDGKEISQLNLFDLRNSIGIVPQDAFLFSDSIKNNIKFGKENATDDEVIAAAKSAVVHDNIEGFNKGYDTILGERGITLSGGQKQRVSIARAIIKKPEILLFDDCLSAVDTETEEAILNNLFEICKDKTTIIVSHRVSSAKNADKIIILENGQIIQQGSHNQLINESGYYSALYLKQLSEKELL; from the coding sequence ATGAAAGAATTACGTTATTTAGATAAATACTTTATAAAATACAAATTCAGTTTCTCTCTTGGTATTTTAATCACAATTATCGCACAAATATTCTCCTTATTTACTCCAAAATTAATTAGCAGTTCTCTCGAAGCTATCGAAAAATTCGACAAACTTTCTAGTGTAGAAAAATCATCTACAATGGTCATTGGTCAATATCGAGAAGAACTCATTCACAACGTTTTATTGATTATTGCTACAACAATTATTGCTGGATTTTTAACTTTTTTGATGCGACAAACATTGATTGTAATGTCCCGTCATATCGAATTTGATTTAAAAAATGAAGTGTTTCGTCAATACGAAAACTTATCGCAAAACTTCTACAAACAAAACCGCACAGGAGACTTAATGAACCGCATTAGCGAAGATGTTTCCAAAGTTCGAATGTACGTGGGACCAGCGGTGATGTATACCATCAACACCTTTATTCGATTTGCGATTGTAATTGCCTATATGTACAATGTGTCACCTAGATTAACCATCTACACTTTGCTTCCGCTACCGATACTATCCTATGCCATTTTCAAACTAAGTTCAGAAATCAACATTCGAAGTACTGTTTTCCAACAATATTTATCAAAAGTTTCAAGTTTTACCCAAGAAATCTTCTCTGGTATTCGTGTGATCAAGGCTTATTCATTAGAAAACCAACAACAAAACAACCTCATCTCACTTGCAGAAGAAAGCAAAAGCAAAAGCCTGAGTCTTGCCAGAGTACAATCTTTATTTGGCCCGTTGATGCTTGCGTTAATTGGAATTAGCAACTTAGTGGTTATCTATTTTGGTGGGATGCTGTACATCAACGGAACCATAAAAAGCATTGGTACCATCGCAGAATTTATTTTGTATGTCAATATGTTAACTTGGCCAGTAGCCTCATTAGGATGGGTTTCATCTATGGTACAAGAAGCAGAAGCGTCCCAAAAACGCTTGAACGAATTCTTAAAAATTGTCCCAGACATCCAAAACAATAACCCTGCATCAAGCAGTATAGATGGAACCATTAGTTTCGAAAATGTAAGCTACACCTACGAAGACACTAATATAGAAGCTCTCAAAAACGTATCTTTTACGGTGAAAAAAGGAGAAACATTGGCTATTCTTGGTAAAACGGGTTCAGGAAAATCAACGCTTTTATCACTCATTTCCAGAATGTATGATGTCACCGAAGGACAAGTAAAAATTGATGGAAAAGAAATCAGTCAATTGAACTTATTCGACTTAAGAAACAGTATCGGAATCGTGCCTCAAGATGCTTTCCTTTTCTCCGATAGCATCAAAAACAACATCAAGTTTGGCAAAGAAAACGCAACCGATGACGAGGTTATCGCCGCTGCCAAAAGCGCTGTGGTTCACGACAATATTGAAGGATTCAACAAAGGTTACGACACCATCTTAGGCGAACGTGGCATCACTTTGTCTGGTGGACAAAAACAACGTGTTTCTATTGCCAGAGCTATCATCAAAAAACCTGAGATTTTACTTTTTGACGACTGTTTATCAGCGGTAGACACAGAAACCGAAGAAGCAATTTTGAATAATCTATTCGAAATTTGTAAAGACAAAACCACCATCATTGTAAGCCATAGAGTTTCCTCTGCAAAAAATGCTGACAAAATCATAATCCTTGAAAATGGACAAATAATTCAGCAAGGCTCTCATAATCAATTAATAAACGAAAGCGGCTATTATTCCGCTCTTTATTTAAAACAACTTTCGGAAAAAGAATTACTATAA
- a CDS encoding Glu/Leu/Phe/Val dehydrogenase codes for MNATIATAKEIQKMDPVFGQMSFDDHEQIVFCNDKDTGLKAIIGIHNSVMGPALGGTRMFNYSNEWEALNDVLRLSRGMTFKSAITGLNIGGGKAVIIGDAKTQKTPELMRKFGEFVHSLSGRYITAEDVGMETADMDIVRDVTPYVTGISEERGGAGNPSPVTAFGVYMGMKAAAKQQFGSDVLTGKKVLVQGIGHVGEALVEYLTKEGALVTISDINEERLYEVGQKYNATVYTGTDVYAEEVDIYAPCAMGATINDTTIHKIKAKVIAGAANNQLANEVVHGAILQERGILYAPDFLINAGGIINVYAELAHYGKAEIMAKTENIYNTTLEIFDFAIANKMTTHQAALTIAQQRIAERKLANSK; via the coding sequence ATGAATGCAACAATAGCAACCGCTAAGGAAATTCAAAAAATGGATCCTGTTTTTGGTCAAATGTCATTTGATGACCACGAACAAATTGTATTTTGCAACGACAAAGATACAGGATTAAAAGCAATAATTGGTATTCATAATTCTGTAATGGGACCTGCTTTAGGTGGGACAAGAATGTTCAATTATAGCAATGAATGGGAGGCTTTGAATGATGTTTTGCGTTTGTCACGCGGAATGACTTTTAAATCAGCAATTACCGGTTTGAATATTGGTGGAGGAAAAGCAGTAATTATTGGTGATGCTAAAACACAAAAAACGCCAGAATTGATGCGTAAGTTTGGTGAATTTGTCCACTCCTTAAGCGGAAGATATATTACAGCTGAAGATGTTGGAATGGAAACTGCCGATATGGACATCGTGAGAGATGTTACTCCTTATGTAACTGGAATTTCAGAAGAAAGAGGTGGAGCAGGAAATCCGTCTCCTGTAACTGCTTTTGGAGTTTATATGGGAATGAAAGCAGCTGCTAAACAACAATTTGGTTCAGATGTTTTAACTGGTAAAAAAGTTTTAGTACAAGGAATTGGTCACGTTGGTGAAGCTTTGGTTGAGTATTTGACTAAAGAAGGTGCCTTGGTTACCATTTCTGATATTAATGAAGAGCGTTTGTATGAAGTTGGTCAAAAATACAATGCAACTGTTTATACTGGAACAGATGTATATGCAGAAGAAGTAGATATCTATGCGCCTTGTGCAATGGGAGCTACTATTAATGATACAACTATTCATAAAATTAAAGCAAAAGTAATTGCAGGAGCTGCTAATAATCAGTTGGCTAATGAAGTGGTTCACGGTGCAATTTTGCAAGAAAGAGGCATTTTGTATGCGCCAGATTTCTTGATTAATGCTGGTGGAATCATTAACGTATATGCAGAATTAGCACATTATGGTAAAGCAGAAATTATGGCTAAAACCGAAAATATCTACAATACTACTTTGGAGATTTTTGATTTTGCAATTGCTAACAAAATGACGACACATCAAGCAGCATTGACTATTGCGCAACAACGTATTGCTGAAAGAAAACTAGCAAATAGTAAATAA
- the nusB gene encoding transcription antitermination factor NusB produces the protein MQSIYAMHQNGADNLEKEERFLFYSIDNILDLYLTMVSSLLEICKKEQVFLHLSSQKHLATPQERKPNEKFIKNAVFQILAENNSLSIAMENRKINNWSLNDDYIIILLNAIKESKLYAKYMSNTVNTFEEDKEFIAAIFEEIIVPNDKLYEYLEDDKLTWIDDIPMVNTQILKQLKALKPLEEDNFRVPKLYKDTEDKDFVKDLFRKTVLNEKELAKTYDDKTPNWDSDRIAEVDTIILKMAICEFLKFPSIPVKVTLNEYLEIAKEYSTPKSSIFINGILDNLVKELTESKKLVKVGRGLM, from the coding sequence ATGCAATCCATTTATGCAATGCATCAAAATGGTGCTGATAATCTAGAAAAAGAAGAAAGATTTCTTTTTTACAGTATTGATAACATTCTAGATTTATACCTTACAATGGTGTCATCATTATTAGAAATTTGTAAAAAAGAACAAGTTTTTTTACACTTATCAAGTCAAAAACACCTTGCTACTCCTCAAGAACGCAAACCCAACGAAAAATTTATCAAAAATGCTGTTTTTCAGATTTTGGCTGAAAACAATTCTTTGAGTATCGCGATGGAAAATCGTAAAATCAATAATTGGTCGTTGAACGATGATTACATTATTATTTTGCTTAATGCGATAAAAGAAAGTAAATTGTATGCTAAATATATGAGCAATACAGTTAATACTTTTGAAGAAGATAAAGAATTTATTGCAGCTATCTTTGAAGAAATTATCGTTCCGAATGACAAATTATACGAATATCTTGAGGACGATAAATTGACTTGGATTGATGATATTCCGATGGTGAATACTCAAATTTTGAAACAGTTAAAAGCATTGAAGCCTCTTGAAGAAGATAATTTTAGAGTACCAAAATTATACAAAGACACAGAAGACAAGGATTTCGTAAAGGATTTGTTCCGCAAGACTGTTTTGAATGAAAAAGAATTGGCAAAAACGTATGACGATAAAACGCCAAATTGGGACAGTGACCGTATTGCTGAAGTTGATACCATTATATTAAAAATGGCTATTTGTGAGTTTTTGAAATTCCCATCAATTCCTGTGAAGGTAACTTTGAATGAATATTTAGAAATTGCAAAAGAATATTCTACGCCTAAAAGTAGTATTTTTATCAATGGAATTTTAGATAACCTGGTAAAAGAATTAACTGAAAGCAAGAAGTTGGTAAAAGTTGGTCGCGGTTTGATGTAA
- the yajC gene encoding preprotein translocase subunit YajC: MGQLQQFLPFLLMFVVIYFFMIRPQQKRAKNEKEFESSLKVGDKIVTKSGLHGKVAELSETTVIIETMSGKLKMERSAISMEMSAALAKK; this comes from the coding sequence ATGGGACAATTACAACAGTTTTTACCGTTTTTATTGATGTTTGTGGTGATTTATTTCTTTATGATTAGACCACAACAAAAACGTGCTAAAAACGAAAAAGAATTTGAAAGCAGTTTGAAAGTAGGGGATAAAATTGTTACAAAAAGTGGATTACACGGTAAAGTTGCCGAATTGTCTGAAACTACAGTTATTATCGAAACAATGTCAGGTAAATTAAAGATGGAGCGTTCTGCGATATCTATGGAAATGAGTGCTGCTTTGGCTAAGAAATAG